A genomic stretch from Pochonia chlamydosporia 170 chromosome 4, whole genome shotgun sequence includes:
- a CDS encoding zinc metalloproteinase (similar to Aspergillus niger CBS 513.88 XP_001399825.1): MAPAFLKELRRRSRASFRTDNSTDGSSDGATSQGTSTSSGSVTPPSLAHQSDPALDLQIKKTNTSQQSQAQTSHSPRPMLSPANNTSRQSVSGMAGLGAPPVNGRSSVPLSQYAPHIHNISENSWVYQKVLLLHGTIGEPGQCSMDGNVVVSRYDDSFPAISWPVCESHFKALIYLQPGPNKFRLDFSSPKLANSSSSNPIHASYLTIHMIPPMNAPPLQLAIIVAKDSPRTYDATPARAEREGNGLDTAVRKFRMAAYLWQAFTAEQMWRHKLGRRVFRYEEEWTLGTSNYRDRENGTMRSEARVHIIQSDKTVAEIRDLNKAQQFDKATDKNALFGIAADAVKDYFNPLPGQKNYVSVLFLDTHWDVQQNVISGHAALGGNAGDLQLAIFGSHCLQSYPSSFEEVVPAFTDCTPTDTGYLANDCNDAGSSWEAANIGIGAHLHETGHLLGCPHQESGIMQRDYVVLNRSFVPREAFSTRTKSKGGLVRQADECGWHRLDCLRFRAHPAFRLPNDAPLNSDESVQAFAIEGGTVLAMAATGISFVEVFGEGDDVCHSWLEYTTENGPVQRQLALSEQDLRARLPEAKRKGPISISIKSHGGGSLTIDDFKEFTSKSSMVKLGNGKVASRSQKLGESRMEGSKQQEFVFTSASQQDRVMSRVVVYHGSALDGLEFVYDDNTSQLFGNRGGKEGGDAFEFDIRRGEYLSGLLVRAGFWIDGVQILTSLGRKSPIFGNAHGGSA; the protein is encoded by the exons ATGGCTCCAGCATTTCTGAAAGAGCTTCGCCGCCGGTCCAGAGCAAGCTTTCGAACGGATAACTCCACTGACGGATCTAGTGATGGTGCCACCAGCCAAGGCACGTCAACGTCGAGCGGTTCGGTAACACCTCCGTCACTTGCGCACCAATCCGACCCTGCCCTCGACCTTCAGATAAAGAAAACCAACACCTCGCAGCAGAGCCAAGCGCAGACATCCCATTCACCGCGACCAATGCTCTCCCCTGCGAATAATACGAGCAGGCAGAGCGTATCGGGCATGGCGGGCCTCGGGGCTCCTCCTGTCAATGGGCGAAGCAGTGTACCATTGTCGCAATATGCTCCGCATATCCATAACATCTCGGAAAACTCGTGG GTGTATCAAAAAGTCCTTTTGTTGCATGGAACAATCGGCGAGCCTGGACAGTGCTCGATGGATGGAAATGTTGTCGTTAGCCGATACGATGATAGTTTCCCCGCCATTAGTTGGCCCGTATGCGAATCTCACTTTAAGGCTCTAATCTACTTACAACCAGGACCAAATAAATTTCGACTCGACTTCTCCAGCCCCAAACTCGCCAACAGCTCTTCATCTAATCCCATCCACGCGTCTTATCTCACCATTCATATGATACCGCCTATGAACGCTCCACCTCTGCAGCTCGCCATTATTGTCGCAAAGGATTCGCCACGAACGTATGATGCAACACCAGCTCGCGCAGAACGAGAGGGTAATGGGTTAGACACGGCCGTTCGAAAATTCCGAATGGCGGCATATCTCTGGCAGGCGTTCACCGCTGAGCAAATGTGGAGGCACAAGCTTGGCCGCCGTGTATTCCGGTATGAAGAGGAATGGACATTGGGCACGTCCAATTATCGCGATCGAGAAAACGGCACAATGCGCTCAGAGGCTCGTGTTCACATAATCCAATCTGACAAAACCGTAGCCGAGATTCGCGACTTGAATAAGGCTCAGCAATTCGACAAAGCTACTGACAAGAACGCCCTGTTCGGAATTGCTGCTGACGCAGTAAAGGATTACTTCAATCCACTCCCAGGCCAGAAGAATTATGTTTCTGTCTTATTTCTTGATACACACTGGGATGTCCAACAAAACGTCATCAGCGGCCACGCAGCACTGGGTGGTAACGCCGGAGACTTGCAGCTTGCCATTTTCGGATCACACTGCCTGCAGAGTTACCCTTCCAGCTTCGAGGAAGTTGTGCCGGCTTTTACTGATTGCACCCCTACAGACACAGGATATTTGGCGAATGATTGCAACGATGCCGGAAGTTCGTGGGAGGCGGCAAACATCGGCATTGGCGCCCACTTACATGAGACGGGACATCTGCTCGGCTGTCCTCATCAAGAGTCGGGCATCATGCAAAGAGACTATGTCGTCTTGAACCGCTCGTTCGTTCCCCGCGAGGCATTTTCCACTAGGACAAAATCAAAGGGAGGCTTGGTACGGCAGGCAGACGAGTGTGGGTGGCACCGCCTAGATTGTTTGCGGTTCCGAGCCCATCCAGCCTTCAGACTACCCAACGATGCGCCTTTGAATTCAGATGAGAGTGTTCAAGCATTTGCAATCGAAGGGGGCACAgtgttggcgatggcggccACGGGCATCTCTTTCGTGGAGGTTTTCGGTGAGGGAGACGACGTCTGCCACTCCTGGCTTGAATATACGACAGAAAACGGGCCGGTGCAACGTCAACTTGCACTGAGTGAGCAGGATTTACGCGCGCGGCTGCCCGAAGCCAAGCGAAAGGGGCCCATCTCAATATCAATCAAGTCTCATGGAGGAGGTTCACTGACAATCGACGATTTCAAAGAGTTTACTTCGAAAAGCTCCATGGTGAAACTGGGGAATGGAAAGGTTGCTTCGAGAAGCCAAAAACTGGGCGAATCAAGGATGGAAGGcagcaaacaacaagaatTCGTTTTTACGAGTGCATCCCAGCAAGATAGAGTCATGTCTCGAGTGGTTGTTTACCATGGGTCTGCACTAGATGGCCTAGAATTTGTGTACGACGACAATACTTCGCAACTATTCGGCAACAGGGGTGGAAAGGAGGGAGGAGATGCCTTCGAATTTG ATATCCGTCGTGGCGAGTACCTTAGTGGACTTCTGGTTCGAGCAGGCTTCTGGATCGATGGCGTACAAATTTTGACGAGCTTGGGTAGAAAGTCGCCCATTTTTGGCA